In Kutzneria kofuensis, the DNA window CGTCAGCTTCTGCGGAGATTTTACTACCTGCCGCTCGACGTGCTATTGACGCTCTGGAAGAACTTCAGCAAGGGTTCTTTATTGCGAGGCAGGCCGGTTCTGGTGATGTAGTATTTAAGGATGACAAAGGAAAAAATGTTCGTAAGAGTCTAGATGCCGCTACGGCCTCGTACGTCAAGTTGCTGCGAGATGCAACTCATGGTCACGGCGCAAAGTTTGTCAACAAAAAAACTCAAACCAACGCGCTACTTGCGCATCATAATGGGAGTATTCCGTATGATATTGTGCTGCTATCCTATCTCTACCTTCTGGAGTTTCTGGTCGATCTCGATAAGCAGAGAAAGCGATTCTTTGACGGTGGTCGCATCTAAGTAGCTGGTTGGTCTTGGAGCTACGGTGCGTTTACTCAGGATCCAGCATGCTGGTGATCTTGCTGTTGGAGAGCGCCCGTTGGCCGTCGAGGCACTTCGCGTAGACCTTCAGTAGGACGTCGACCGTGTGTCCCGCGCGCTCTGCGACCTCAGCCGCCGGTACGCCGGCCGCCAACCAGGTTGACACCGCCGCGTGCCGCAGGTCGTACGGATCGGCGGCAAGCGGGGAGTCGTACTGCTCCGGCGACAGCCCGATCTTGCGTGCCTTGTCCCAGGCGTCGGTGTAGACCGTCGCGTTGACCGGGCCGCCGCTGACCGATCCGCGGAACAGCCGTCCGTCCTCCGTCGTGCCGAAGGTCCGGAGGTGCCAGCGGAGGATGTCAACCAGTTGCGGAGGTATCGGGACCCGCCGCACAGCTCCTTGCGCCCGCCGCTTGAGGTTCCGTTCCTCCCAGGTTTCTCCCGAGTCTGTGTAGCGCGCATTCGACCGTGAAGCCGACTTTTCCAAGATGATCTCGCCCCACTCGTCGACCTGGCCCTCGTCGGGGAGCCTCAGGTCCGCCTTGCGGATCCGGTTCACCTCGCACGGACGAAGACCCGCGTAGTACATGGCCCCGAAGAAGCCGTACAGGTACTCACGACGACCGGCATACGTCACCGCTGCGAGCACCTGCGGAGCCTGCTTCGGATTCAGTACGACGCGAGGGTCGACCTCGCTGCTTCCGACGTGTGTCGCGACTTTCGACCGGGTGACCGGGTTGGCGTCCAACTCCTCGACGTCGATCGCGAACTCCATCAAGTGGTGCAGCACTCCGCGCCGCGTGCGTGTTGTCCACGACGCAGCAGCTGTGCCGTTCAGGTTGCGGCCGAGCGCGCGAAGCACGTTGCCTATCTCGACTTTCTTTGCCAGGTCCGACACCGGACGAGACGCTGACACCACCCACTCGGCAGTCCGCGCTTCGTCGTCCGTGAGTTGCCGGTCCCGGCGATTGGTCGGCAGCAAGTGCGTCGTGAGCACCCGCCGCAGCTTCCGCCCATCCGGTACCGATCCGTCACGCTTCACGAACGCGGCGACGGCAACCGCGAGCGTGTCGACATACCGCTTCCGCGTGTTCGGAGCCGACTCGTTCCACTCCTCATCGATGAACTCCTGAGCGAGCTTGAGCAGTGATCTCGGCTCCCGCTGCGGCCACTCCGACTCCGGCAACCCGGTCGCAATGTCGAATGCCTCGCCACGCTTCGCCGCCTGAAGAAGCTCCGACCGCCGGCTGTCGGCGAGCTTGATCGTCTTGTACCACTCGGAATGTTCTTCACCTGCGGTTACCCAACGCACGCCGTACGGCTT includes these proteins:
- a CDS encoding tyrosine-type recombinase/integrase, with amino-acid sequence MKTTYKVNVWAIKTLKPTADGKKRPKPYGVRWVTAGEEHSEWYKTIKLADSRRSELLQAAKRGEAFDIATGLPESEWPQREPRSLLKLAQEFIDEEWNESAPNTRKRYVDTLAVAVAAFVKRDGSVPDGRKLRRVLTTHLLPTNRRDRQLTDDEARTAEWVVSASRPVSDLAKKVEIGNVLRALGRNLNGTAAASWTTRTRRGVLHHLMEFAIDVEELDANPVTRSKVATHVGSSEVDPRVVLNPKQAPQVLAAVTYAGRREYLYGFFGAMYYAGLRPCEVNRIRKADLRLPDEGQVDEWGEIILEKSASRSNARYTDSGETWEERNLKRRAQGAVRRVPIPPQLVDILRWHLRTFGTTEDGRLFRGSVSGGPVNATVYTDAWDKARKIGLSPEQYDSPLAADPYDLRHAAVSTWLAAGVPAAEVAERAGHTVDVLLKVYAKCLDGQRALSNSKITSMLDPE